The Elgaria multicarinata webbii isolate HBS135686 ecotype San Diego chromosome 1, rElgMul1.1.pri, whole genome shotgun sequence genome has a window encoding:
- the EVX1 gene encoding homeobox even-skipped homolog protein 1 isoform X2, which produces METRKEMVMFLEGGQLGPLAGKRASTLAETVGSPGQEAQDKMIHRGCLSPRSGPLPSRERGEEEEVEVLPGTGTVPENRSAAAALLSAGQQPPLHRLSSAKGQQSSSDTESDFYEEIEVSCTPDCATANAEYHQHSQGQCSETSAGSPSSGGDPPKGGGSGGGGSQGSLSCSASDQMRRYRTAFTREQIARLEKEFYRENYVSRPRRCELAAALNLPETTIKVWFQNRRMKDKRQRLAMTWPHPADPAFYTYMMSHAAATGNLPYPFPSHLPLPYYSHMGLGATSASAAAAAAAAAAPFSSPLRPLDTFRVLSHPYPRPELLCAFRHPSLYAGPTHGLSGAGGSPCSCLACHGSQANGLPQRPSGSDFTCSATTRTDSFLTFTPSVLSKASSVSLDQREEVPLTR; this is translated from the exons ATGGAAACCAGGAAGGAGATGGTgatgtttctggaaggaggtcaACTCGGCCCTCTGGCAGGCAAGAGGGCATCCACTTTGGCAGAGACCGTGGGAAGCCCCGGCCAAGAGGCGCAGGACAAGATGATTCACAGGGGCTGCCTGAGCCCTAGATCGGGCCCTTTGCCCTCCCGGGAAagagga gaggaggaggaggtggaagtgTTACCGGGGACAGGGACGGTCCCGGAGAACCGCTCGGCGGCTGCGGCACTCCTCTCCGCCGGCCAACAGCCCCCGCTCCACCGCCTCTCCTCCGCCAAAGGCCAGCAGAGCAGCTCGGACACCGAGTCTGATTTCTATGAAGAAATCGAGGTGAGCTGCACCCCTGACTGCGCCACGGCCAACGCGGAGTACCACCAGCACAGCCAAG GACAGTGCTCGGAGACGTCAGCAGGCAGCCCCAGCAGCGGAGGCGACCCCCCCAAAGGCGGCGGAAGCGGAGGCGGGGGCTCCCAAGGGTCGCTCTCCTGCAGCGCCAGCGATCAGATGCGCCGCTACCGGACGGCCTTCACCCGGGAGCAGAtcgccaggctggagaaggagttCTACCGGGAGAATTACGTGTCGAGGCCCAGGAGATGCGAACTGGCGGCCGCCTTAAACCTACCCGAAACCACCATCAAG GTGTGGTTCCAGAACCGGCGCATGAAGGACAAGAGGCAGCGCTTGGCCATGACCTGGCCCCATCCGGCAGACCCGGCGTTCTACACCTACATGATGAGCCACGCGGCGGCCACGGGCAACCTGCCCTACCCCTTCCCGTCCCACCTGCCCCTTCCCTACTACTCCCACATGGGCCTGGGCGCCACCTCGgcttctgccgccgccgccgccgctgccgccgccgcccccttcaGCTCCCCGCTGAGGCCGCTGGACACCTTCCGGGTCCTGTCCCACCCGTACCCCAGGCCAGAACTGCTGTGCGCCTTCCGACACCCGTCCCTCTACGCTGGCCCGACGCACGGACTGAGCGGCGCCGGAGGGAGCCCTTGCTCCTGCTTGGCCTGTCACGGGAGCCAGGCCAACGGGCTGCCCCAGAGGCCTTCGGGTTCGGACTTCACCTGCTCGGCCACCACCAGGACGGACTCTTTTCTCACCTTTACGCCCTCGGTGCTGAGCAAGGCTTCCTCGGTCTCCCTGGATCAGCGGGAAGAAGTCCCCTTGACCAGATAA
- the EVX1 gene encoding homeobox even-skipped homolog protein 1 isoform X1 produces MVRSLPEPALHTGALASQGHPPAHAAAPLCIGRRVLLGGEGRGREGKGGEGCRRRKRVDGGWGGVGTMETRKEMVMFLEGGQLGPLAGKRASTLAETVGSPGQEAQDKMIHRGCLSPRSGPLPSRERGARGGGGGGGGGRMEEEEDEEEEEEEEEEVEVLPGTGTVPENRSAAAALLSAGQQPPLHRLSSAKGQQSSSDTESDFYEEIEVSCTPDCATANAEYHQHSQGQCSETSAGSPSSGGDPPKGGGSGGGGSQGSLSCSASDQMRRYRTAFTREQIARLEKEFYRENYVSRPRRCELAAALNLPETTIKVWFQNRRMKDKRQRLAMTWPHPADPAFYTYMMSHAAATGNLPYPFPSHLPLPYYSHMGLGATSASAAAAAAAAAAPFSSPLRPLDTFRVLSHPYPRPELLCAFRHPSLYAGPTHGLSGAGGSPCSCLACHGSQANGLPQRPSGSDFTCSATTRTDSFLTFTPSVLSKASSVSLDQREEVPLTR; encoded by the exons ATGGTGAGATCCCTCCCAGAGCCGGCGCTGCACACTGGAGCGCTCGCATCACAAGGTCACCCCCCGGCTCACGCCGCGGCTCCTCTCTGCATTGGCAGGAGAGTtctgctgggaggggaggggaggggaagggaagggaagggaggggaggggtgcagaAGGCGCAAGAGGGTggatgggggttggggtggggtggg CACAATGGAAACCAGGAAGGAGATGGTgatgtttctggaaggaggtcaACTCGGCCCTCTGGCAGGCAAGAGGGCATCCACTTTGGCAGAGACCGTGGGAAGCCCCGGCCAAGAGGCGCAGGACAAGATGATTCACAGGGGCTGCCTGAGCCCTAGATCGGGCCCTTTGCCCTCCCGGGAAagaggagcaagaggaggaggaggaggaggaggaggaggaaggatggaagaggaggaagacgaagaagaggaggaggaggaggaggaggaggtggaagtgTTACCGGGGACAGGGACGGTCCCGGAGAACCGCTCGGCGGCTGCGGCACTCCTCTCCGCCGGCCAACAGCCCCCGCTCCACCGCCTCTCCTCCGCCAAAGGCCAGCAGAGCAGCTCGGACACCGAGTCTGATTTCTATGAAGAAATCGAGGTGAGCTGCACCCCTGACTGCGCCACGGCCAACGCGGAGTACCACCAGCACAGCCAAG GACAGTGCTCGGAGACGTCAGCAGGCAGCCCCAGCAGCGGAGGCGACCCCCCCAAAGGCGGCGGAAGCGGAGGCGGGGGCTCCCAAGGGTCGCTCTCCTGCAGCGCCAGCGATCAGATGCGCCGCTACCGGACGGCCTTCACCCGGGAGCAGAtcgccaggctggagaaggagttCTACCGGGAGAATTACGTGTCGAGGCCCAGGAGATGCGAACTGGCGGCCGCCTTAAACCTACCCGAAACCACCATCAAG GTGTGGTTCCAGAACCGGCGCATGAAGGACAAGAGGCAGCGCTTGGCCATGACCTGGCCCCATCCGGCAGACCCGGCGTTCTACACCTACATGATGAGCCACGCGGCGGCCACGGGCAACCTGCCCTACCCCTTCCCGTCCCACCTGCCCCTTCCCTACTACTCCCACATGGGCCTGGGCGCCACCTCGgcttctgccgccgccgccgccgctgccgccgccgcccccttcaGCTCCCCGCTGAGGCCGCTGGACACCTTCCGGGTCCTGTCCCACCCGTACCCCAGGCCAGAACTGCTGTGCGCCTTCCGACACCCGTCCCTCTACGCTGGCCCGACGCACGGACTGAGCGGCGCCGGAGGGAGCCCTTGCTCCTGCTTGGCCTGTCACGGGAGCCAGGCCAACGGGCTGCCCCAGAGGCCTTCGGGTTCGGACTTCACCTGCTCGGCCACCACCAGGACGGACTCTTTTCTCACCTTTACGCCCTCGGTGCTGAGCAAGGCTTCCTCGGTCTCCCTGGATCAGCGGGAAGAAGTCCCCTTGACCAGATAA